One Gadus morhua chromosome 23, gadMor3.0, whole genome shotgun sequence DNA segment encodes these proteins:
- the ezh2 gene encoding histone-lysine N-methyltransferase EZH2 isoform X2 → MVLTGKRSEKGPACWKRRVKSEYMRLRQLKRFRRADEVKSMFNTNRQKIMDRTDVLNQEWKTRRIQPAHVMTAVSSLRGTRECTVDSGFSEFPKQVIPLKTLNAVASVPVMYSWSPLQQNFMVEDETVLHNIPYMGDEILDQDGTFIEELIKNYDGKVHGDRECGFINDEIFVELVSALTQYSDNEDEEDEEEQPDFKVEKLELCESKEQQQLPPPEEPSKDPLVTTENHSSSNDSSKKFPSDKIFEAISAMFPDKGSTEELKEKYKELTEPQLPGALPPECTPNIDGPNARSVQREQSLHSFHTLFCRRCFKYDCFLHPFHATPNTYKRKNMESLVDNKPCGSDCYMHLVQDDGVREFPAIMAPEGEGGEEEAEEVKSPSKRPAAARRRGRPSSRPGSPSVSSETKDTDSDGEGSKDGDAVANHEEGAVVNNHDNHDNHDKHDKHDNHDKHDNHDKHDNLDNHDNHDNHDNPDNHDKHDTHDNHDNHKEDKDKKAMQTSSSEGTSRSPTPVTLKLTCEPEPVDWSGAEASLFRVLIGTYYDNYCAIARLIGTKTCRQVYEFRVKESSIIARAPTEDEDEDTPPRKKRKKHRLWATHCRKIQLKKDGSSNHVYNYQPCDHPRQPCDSSCPCVTAQNFCEKFCQCSSECQNRFPGCRCKAQCNTKQCPCYLAVRECDPDLCLTCGAAEHWDSKNVSCKNCSIQRGAKKHLLLAPSDVAGWGIFIKEPVHKNEFISEYCGEIISQDEADRRGKVYDKYMCSFLFNLNNDFVVDATRKGNKIRFANHSVNPNCYAKVMMVNGDHRIGIFAKRAIQTGEELFFDYRYSQADALKYVGIERELEMA, encoded by the exons ATGGTGCTGACAGGGAAACGCTCCGAGAAAGGCCCGGCCTGCTGGAAGAGGAGGGTCAAGTCTGAGTACATGAGGCTGCGCCAGCTCAAACGCTTCCGCCGGGCGGATGAGGtcaag AGCATGTTCAACACCAACCGGCAGAAGATCATGGATCGGACGGACGTCCTGAACCAGGAGTGGAAGACCCGACGCATCCAGCCCGCTCACGTGATGACGGCGGTCAGCTCCCTGCGCGGGACCAGAGAG TGCACGGTGGACAGTGGCTTCTCCGAGTTCCCCAAGCAGGTGATCCCTCTGAAGACCCTGAACGCTGTGGCCTCCGTACCAGTCATGTACTCCTGGTCGCCACTGCAGCAGAACTTCATG gtggaaGATGAGACGGTGCTCCACAACATCCCCTACATGGGGGACGAGATCTTGGACCAGGACGGCACCTTCATCGAGGAGCTCATCAAGAACTACGACGGCAAGGTCCATGGAGACCGAG agtGCGGCTTCATCAACGACGAGATCTTCGTGGAGTTGGTGAGTGCTCTGACCCAGTACAGCGACaacgaggatgaggaggatgaggaagagcagCCCGACTTCAAGGTGGAGAAGCTGGAGCTTTGTGAGAgcaaggagcagcagcagctgccccCCCCCGAGGAGCCCAGCAAAGACCCCCTGGTCACCACCGAGA ATCATAGCAGCAGCAACGACAGCAGCAAGAAGTTCCCCTCAGACAAGATCTTTGAAGCCATCTCCGCCATGTTCCCTGACAAAGGCTCCACCGAGGAACTCAAGGAGAA gtaCAAGGAGCTGACTGAGCCCCAGCTCCCGGGGGCTTTGCCCCCAGAGTGCACGCCCAACATCGACGGGCCCAACGCGCGCTCTGTGCAGCGCGAGCAGAGCCTGCACTCCTTCCACACACTCTTCTGCCGCCGCTGCTTCAAGTACGACTGCTTCCTCCACC CGTTCCACGCCACGCCAAACACCTACAAGCGTAAGAACATGGAGAGCCTGGTGGACAACAAGCCGTGCGGCAGCGACTGCTACATGCACCTGGTGCAG GACGACGGCGTCCGGGAGTTCCCCGCCATCATGGCcccggagggggaggggggggaggaggaggccgaggaggTGAAGAGCCCCTCCAAGCGCCCCGCTGCTGCCCGTCGCCGCGGGCGACCCAGCAGCCGGCCGGGCAGCCCGTCCGTCTCCTCGGAAACCAAAGACACGGACAGCGACGGCGAGGGCAGCAAGGACGGAGACGCGGTCGCCAACCATGAGGAGGGCGCTGTCGTCAACAACCACGATAACCATGACAACCACGACAAACATGACAAACATGACAACCACGACAAACATGACAACCACGACAAACACGATAACCTCGACAACCATGATAACCACGACAACCATGATAACCCCGACAACCATGATAAACACGATACCCACGACAACCACGACAACCATAAAGAAGATAAGGATAAAAAAGCAATGCAGACCAGCAGCTCAG agggGACCTCCCGCTCCCCGACCCCGGTCACGTTGAAGCTGACCTGCGAGCCGGAGCCGGTTGACTGGAGTGGTGCCGAGGCCTCCCTGTTCAGGGTGCTGATCGGGACGTACTACGACAACTACTGCGCCATCGCCCGGCTCATCGGCACCAAGACCTGCAGACAG gtgtacGAGTTCAGGGTGAAGGAGTCGAGCATCATCGCCCGCGCGCCCACCGAGGACGAAGACGAGGACACGCCCcccaggaagaagaggaagaagcacAGACTCTGGGCAACCCACTGCCGCAAGATCCAGCTCAAGAAAG ACGGCTCGTCCAATCACGTGTACAACTACCAACCATGTGACCACCCGAGGCAACCATGTGACTCCTCCTGCCCCTGTGTCACAGCTCAGAACTTCTGTGAAAAGTTCTGCCAGTGCAGCTCTGAAT GTCAGAACCGGTTCCCGGGCTGCAGGTGTAAGGCCCAGTGCAACACCAAGCAGTGCCCGTGCTACCTGGCGGTCCGCGAGTGTGACCCCGACCTCTGTCTCACCTGCGGCGCGGCGGAGCACTGGGACAGCAAGAACGTCTCCTGCAAGAACTGCTCCATCCAGAGAGGAGCCAAGAAG CACCTGCTGCTGGCTCCGTCAGATGTGGCCGGCTGGGGCATCTTCATCAAGGAGCCGGTGCACAAGAACGAGTTCATCTCCGAGTACTGTGGAGAG atcATCTCCCAGGACGAGGCGGACCGCAGAGGCAAGGTCTACGACAAGTACATGTGCAGCTTCCTGTTCAACCTCAACAACG ACTTTGTGGTCGACGCCACGAGGAAGGGCAACAAGATCCGCTTCGCCAACCACTCTGTGAACCCCAACTGCTATGCAAAAG TGATGATGGTGAACGGCGACCACAGGATAGGAATCTTCGCCAAGAGGGCCATCCAGACCGGAGAGGAGCTGTTCTTCGACTACAG GTATAGCCAGGCCGACGCCCTGAAGTACGTTGGGATCGAACGGGAACTGGAGATGGCCTAG
- the ezh2 gene encoding histone-lysine N-methyltransferase EZH2 isoform X1, with protein MVLTGKRSEKGPACWKRRVKSEYMRLRQLKRFRRADEVKSMFNTNRQKIMDRTDVLNQEWKTRRIQPAHVMTAVSSLRGTRECTVDSGFSEFPKQVIPLKTLNAVASVPVMYSWSPLQQNFMVEDETVLHNIPYMGDEILDQDGTFIEELIKNYDGKVHGDRECGFINDEIFVELVSALTQYSDNEDEEDEEEQPDFKVEKLELCESKEQQQLPPPEEPSKDPLVTTENHSSSNDSSKKFPSDKIFEAISAMFPDKGSTEELKEKYKELTEPQLPGALPPECTPNIDGPNARSVQREQSLHSFHTLFCRRCFKYDCFLHRESSHSEHAPQRTDDLPPCQTMAFHATPNTYKRKNMESLVDNKPCGSDCYMHLVQDDGVREFPAIMAPEGEGGEEEAEEVKSPSKRPAAARRRGRPSSRPGSPSVSSETKDTDSDGEGSKDGDAVANHEEGAVVNNHDNHDNHDKHDKHDNHDKHDNHDKHDNLDNHDNHDNHDNPDNHDKHDTHDNHDNHKEDKDKKAMQTSSSEGTSRSPTPVTLKLTCEPEPVDWSGAEASLFRVLIGTYYDNYCAIARLIGTKTCRQVYEFRVKESSIIARAPTEDEDEDTPPRKKRKKHRLWATHCRKIQLKKDGSSNHVYNYQPCDHPRQPCDSSCPCVTAQNFCEKFCQCSSECQNRFPGCRCKAQCNTKQCPCYLAVRECDPDLCLTCGAAEHWDSKNVSCKNCSIQRGAKKHLLLAPSDVAGWGIFIKEPVHKNEFISEYCGEIISQDEADRRGKVYDKYMCSFLFNLNNDFVVDATRKGNKIRFANHSVNPNCYAKVMMVNGDHRIGIFAKRAIQTGEELFFDYRYSQADALKYVGIERELEMA; from the exons ATGGTGCTGACAGGGAAACGCTCCGAGAAAGGCCCGGCCTGCTGGAAGAGGAGGGTCAAGTCTGAGTACATGAGGCTGCGCCAGCTCAAACGCTTCCGCCGGGCGGATGAGGtcaag AGCATGTTCAACACCAACCGGCAGAAGATCATGGATCGGACGGACGTCCTGAACCAGGAGTGGAAGACCCGACGCATCCAGCCCGCTCACGTGATGACGGCGGTCAGCTCCCTGCGCGGGACCAGAGAG TGCACGGTGGACAGTGGCTTCTCCGAGTTCCCCAAGCAGGTGATCCCTCTGAAGACCCTGAACGCTGTGGCCTCCGTACCAGTCATGTACTCCTGGTCGCCACTGCAGCAGAACTTCATG gtggaaGATGAGACGGTGCTCCACAACATCCCCTACATGGGGGACGAGATCTTGGACCAGGACGGCACCTTCATCGAGGAGCTCATCAAGAACTACGACGGCAAGGTCCATGGAGACCGAG agtGCGGCTTCATCAACGACGAGATCTTCGTGGAGTTGGTGAGTGCTCTGACCCAGTACAGCGACaacgaggatgaggaggatgaggaagagcagCCCGACTTCAAGGTGGAGAAGCTGGAGCTTTGTGAGAgcaaggagcagcagcagctgccccCCCCCGAGGAGCCCAGCAAAGACCCCCTGGTCACCACCGAGA ATCATAGCAGCAGCAACGACAGCAGCAAGAAGTTCCCCTCAGACAAGATCTTTGAAGCCATCTCCGCCATGTTCCCTGACAAAGGCTCCACCGAGGAACTCAAGGAGAA gtaCAAGGAGCTGACTGAGCCCCAGCTCCCGGGGGCTTTGCCCCCAGAGTGCACGCCCAACATCGACGGGCCCAACGCGCGCTCTGTGCAGCGCGAGCAGAGCCTGCACTCCTTCCACACACTCTTCTGCCGCCGCTGCTTCAAGTACGACTGCTTCCTCCACCGTGAGTCCTCACACTCCGAACACGCCCCCCAGCGGACAGACGATCTGCCGCCCTGCCAGACGATGG CGTTCCACGCCACGCCAAACACCTACAAGCGTAAGAACATGGAGAGCCTGGTGGACAACAAGCCGTGCGGCAGCGACTGCTACATGCACCTGGTGCAG GACGACGGCGTCCGGGAGTTCCCCGCCATCATGGCcccggagggggaggggggggaggaggaggccgaggaggTGAAGAGCCCCTCCAAGCGCCCCGCTGCTGCCCGTCGCCGCGGGCGACCCAGCAGCCGGCCGGGCAGCCCGTCCGTCTCCTCGGAAACCAAAGACACGGACAGCGACGGCGAGGGCAGCAAGGACGGAGACGCGGTCGCCAACCATGAGGAGGGCGCTGTCGTCAACAACCACGATAACCATGACAACCACGACAAACATGACAAACATGACAACCACGACAAACATGACAACCACGACAAACACGATAACCTCGACAACCATGATAACCACGACAACCATGATAACCCCGACAACCATGATAAACACGATACCCACGACAACCACGACAACCATAAAGAAGATAAGGATAAAAAAGCAATGCAGACCAGCAGCTCAG agggGACCTCCCGCTCCCCGACCCCGGTCACGTTGAAGCTGACCTGCGAGCCGGAGCCGGTTGACTGGAGTGGTGCCGAGGCCTCCCTGTTCAGGGTGCTGATCGGGACGTACTACGACAACTACTGCGCCATCGCCCGGCTCATCGGCACCAAGACCTGCAGACAG gtgtacGAGTTCAGGGTGAAGGAGTCGAGCATCATCGCCCGCGCGCCCACCGAGGACGAAGACGAGGACACGCCCcccaggaagaagaggaagaagcacAGACTCTGGGCAACCCACTGCCGCAAGATCCAGCTCAAGAAAG ACGGCTCGTCCAATCACGTGTACAACTACCAACCATGTGACCACCCGAGGCAACCATGTGACTCCTCCTGCCCCTGTGTCACAGCTCAGAACTTCTGTGAAAAGTTCTGCCAGTGCAGCTCTGAAT GTCAGAACCGGTTCCCGGGCTGCAGGTGTAAGGCCCAGTGCAACACCAAGCAGTGCCCGTGCTACCTGGCGGTCCGCGAGTGTGACCCCGACCTCTGTCTCACCTGCGGCGCGGCGGAGCACTGGGACAGCAAGAACGTCTCCTGCAAGAACTGCTCCATCCAGAGAGGAGCCAAGAAG CACCTGCTGCTGGCTCCGTCAGATGTGGCCGGCTGGGGCATCTTCATCAAGGAGCCGGTGCACAAGAACGAGTTCATCTCCGAGTACTGTGGAGAG atcATCTCCCAGGACGAGGCGGACCGCAGAGGCAAGGTCTACGACAAGTACATGTGCAGCTTCCTGTTCAACCTCAACAACG ACTTTGTGGTCGACGCCACGAGGAAGGGCAACAAGATCCGCTTCGCCAACCACTCTGTGAACCCCAACTGCTATGCAAAAG TGATGATGGTGAACGGCGACCACAGGATAGGAATCTTCGCCAAGAGGGCCATCCAGACCGGAGAGGAGCTGTTCTTCGACTACAG GTATAGCCAGGCCGACGCCCTGAAGTACGTTGGGATCGAACGGGAACTGGAGATGGCCTAG
- the LOC115536957 gene encoding cullin-1, which translates to MSSGRTQNPHGLKQIGLDQIWDDLRSGIQQVYTRQSMAKARYMELYTHVYNYCTSVHQSNQGRGSAPPTKPSKKTTTPGGAQFVGLELYKRLKEFLKNYLTSLLKDGEDLMDEGVLKFYTQQWEDYRFSSKVLNGICAYLNRHWVRRECDEGRKGIYEIYSLALVTWRECLFRPLNKQVTNAVLKLIERERNGETINTRLISGVVQSYVELGLNEEDVFAKGPTLSVYKEYFECQFLTDTERFYTRESTEFLQQNPVTEYMKKAEARLLEEQRRVQVYLHESTQDELARKCEQVLIEKHLEIFHTEFQNLLDADKNEDLGRMYNLVSRITDGLGELKKLLETHIHNQGLAAIEKCGEAALNDPKVYVQTTLDVHKKYNALVMSAFNNDAGFVAALDKACGRFINNNAVTKMAQSSSKSPELLARYCDSLLKKSSKNPEEAELEDTLNQVMVVFKYIEDKDVFQKFYAKMLAKRLVHQNSASDDAEASMISKLKQACGFEYTSKLQRMFQDIGVSKDLNEQFKKHLSNSEPLDLDFSIQVLSSGSWPFQQSCTFALPSELERSYQRFTAFYASRHSGRKLTWLYQLSKGELVTNCFKNRYTLQASTFQMSILLQYNTEDIYTVQQLTDSTQIKTDVLFQVLQILLKSKLLVLEDETANVDDMEFKPEVLIKLFLGYKNKKLRVNINVPMKTEQKQEQETTHKNIEEDRKLLIQAAIVRIMKMRKVLKHQQLLAEVLNQLSSRFKPRVPVIKKCIDILIEKEYLERVDGEKDTYSYLA; encoded by the exons ATGTCGTCCGGCCGGACCCAGAACCCCCACGGGCTGAAGCAGATCGGACTGGACCAGATCTGGGATGACCTGCGCTCGGGCATCCAGCAGGTGTACACCAGGCAGAGCATGGCCAAGGCCCGCTACATGGAACTCTACAC acATGTCTACAACTACTGTACCAGCGTGCACCAGTCGAACCAGGGCAGGGGGTCGGCCCCCCCCACCAAGCCCTCAAAAAAGACCACCACCCCCGGGGGGGCCCAGTTCGTGGGCCTGGAGCTCTACAAGAGGCTCAAGGAGTTCCTCAAGAACTACCTGACCAGCCTGCTCAAG gacGGGGAGGACCTGATGGACGAGGGCGTGCTCAAGTTCTACACGCAGCAGTGGGAGGACTACCGCTTCTCCAGCAAGGTGCTGAACGGCATCTGCGCCTACCTCAACCGCCACTGGGTCCGCCGGGAGTGTGACGAGGGCCGCAAGGGCATCTACGAGATCTACTCG TTGGCGTTGGTAACCTGGAGGGAGTGCCTGTTCAGACCTCTCAACAAACAG GTAACAAACGCGGTGCTGAAGCTGATCGAGAGGGAGCGGAACGGGGAGACCATCAACACCCGGCTCATCAGCGGCGTGGTCCAGTCCTACG tGGAGCTGGGTCTGAACGAGGAGGACGTGTTCGCCAAGGGCCCCACGCTGTCGGTGTACAAGGAGTACTTTGAGTGCCAGTTCCTCACGGACACGGAGCGCTTCTACACGCGGGAGAGCACAGAGTTCCTCCAGCAGAACCCCGTCACGGAGTACATGAAGAAG GCGGAGGCCCGCCTCCTCGAGGAGCAGCGACGGGTGCAGGTGTACCTCCACGAGTCCACGCAGGACGAGCTCGCCCGCAAGTGTGAGCAGGTCCTCATCGAGAAGCACCTGGAGATCTTCCACACGGAGTTCCAGAACCTGCTGGACGCCGACAAGAACGAAG ACCTGGGACGGATGTACAACCTGGTGTCCCGGATCACAGACGGCCTGggggagctgaagaagctcctGGAGACCCACATCCACAACCAAGGCCTGGCCGCCATCGAGAAGTGTGGCGAGGCCGCTCTGAAC gaccccaagGTGTACGTACAGACCACCCTGGACGTCCACAAGAAGTACAACGCCCTGGTCATGTCCGCCTTCAACAACGACGCCGGCTTCGTGGCGGCGCTGGACAAG GCCTGCGGTCGCTTCATCAACAACAACGCCGTCACCAAGATGGCCCAGTCGTCCAGCAAGTCCCCCGAACTGTTGGCCAGGTACTGCGACTCTCTGCTGAAGAAGAG CTCCAAGAACCCTGAAGAAGCAGAGCTAGAGGACACCCTCAACCAAGTG ATGGTTGTGTTCAAGTACATCGAGGATAAGGACGTGTTCCAGAAGTTCTACGCCAAGATGCTGGCCAAGCGGCTGGTTCACCAGAACAGCGCCAGCGACGACGCCGAAGCCAGCATGATCTCCAAGCTCAAG CAAGCGTGCGGGTTTGAATACACGTCCAAGCTGCAGCGCATGTTCCAGGACATCGGCGTCAGCAAGGACCTCAACGAGCAGTTCAAGAAGCACCTGAGCAACTCTGAACCCCTGGACC tGGACTTCAGCATCCAGGTGCTGAGCTCTGGTTCCTGGCCGTTCCAACAGTCCTGCACCTTCGCTCTCCCCtcagag ctggAGCGTAGCTATCAGCGCTTCACAGCCTTCTACGCCAGCAGACACAGCGGCAGGAAGCTGACGTGGCTCTACCAGCTGTCCAAAGGAGAGCTGGTCACCAACTGCTTCAAGAACAG GTACACCCTGCAGGCGTCCACCTTCCAGATGTCCATCCTGCTGCAGTACAACACAGAGGACATCTACACGGTGCAGCAGCTCACCGACAGCACCCAGATCAAAACA GATGTCCTGTTTCAGGTCCTGCAGATCTTGTTGAAGTCCAAACTACTG GTGCTGGAGGACGAGACGGCCAACGTGGACGACATGGAGTTCAAGCCCGAGGTTCTGATTAAGCTCTTCCTGGGATACAAGAA taaGAAGCTGCGGGTGAACATCAACGTGCCCATGAAGACGGAGCAGAAGCAGGAGCAGGAGACCACCCACAAGAACATCGAGGAGGACCGCAAGCTCCTCATTCAG gcTGCCATAGTGAGGATCATGAAGATGAGGAAGGTCCTGAAGCACCAGCAGCTCCTGGCCGAGGTCCTGAACCAGCTGTCGTCCCGCTTCAAGCCCAGAGTCCCCGTCATCAAG AAGTGCATCGACATCCTGATCGAGAAGGAGTACCTGGAGCGGGTGGACGGGGAGAAGGACACCTACAGCTACCTggcctag